A window of the Lactuca sativa cultivar Salinas chromosome 5, Lsat_Salinas_v11, whole genome shotgun sequence genome harbors these coding sequences:
- the LOC128126213 gene encoding very-long-chain aldehyde decarbonylase GL1-3-like — MEHPDLKVRVVHGNTLTAAVILNEIPQDVKEVFLTASTSKLGRAIAIYLARRKVRVLMLTQSTERFISIKNEIPLANQNHLIQVTNYQAAKQCKTWIIGKWITPSEQNWAPPGTHFHQFVVPPISEFRRDCKYSKLAAMKLPDGVQGLGICEYTLERGVVHACHAGGIVHLLEGWEHNEVGEIDVDHIDLAWEAALKHGFKPV, encoded by the exons ATGGAACATCCGGATCTTAAAGTCCGAGTAGTTCATGGAAACACATTGACTGCTGCTGTTATTTTGAACGAAATTCCTCAAGATGTTAAGGAAGTGTTCTTAACCGCCTCTACTTCTAAGCTTGGAAGGGCCATTGCAATTTACTTAGCTCGTCGTAAAGTTAGAgtcttg ATGCTTACTCAATCAACTGAAAGATTTATAAGCATTAAGAATGAAATTCCATTAGCTAATCAAAACCATTTGATTCAAGTGACAAATTATCAAGCAGCTAAACAGTGCAAG ACTTGGATTATCGGAAAATGGATCACTCCAAGTGAGCAAAATTGGGCACCACCAGGAACACATTTCCATCAGTTTGTGGTTCCACCTATAAGTGAATTCCGAAGAGATTGCAAGTATAGTAAGCTTGCAGCTATGAAGCTTCCTGATGGTGTTCAAGGACTAGGCATCTGCGAG TACACATTAGAAAGAGGTGTGGTTCATGCTTGTCATGCGGGTGGGATTGTTCATCTTCTTGAAGGTTGGGAACACAATGAAGTTGGTGAGATTGACGTAGACCATATTGATTTGGCTTGGGAAGCTGCTTTAAAACATGGTTTTAAGCCAGTATGA